Proteins from a single region of Gossypium arboreum isolate Shixiya-1 chromosome 1, ASM2569848v2, whole genome shotgun sequence:
- the LOC108474206 gene encoding protein SPIRAL1-like 3: MGRGVSSGGGQSSLGYLFGSGESPKPTPKNVSPSTGTVNEVPQTQNEVVKETPPPAVVPKDIPAGIPGNNANNYFRADGQNCGNFLTDRPTTKVHAAPGGGSSLDYLFGGNPK, encoded by the exons ATGGGCCGTGGAGTTAGCAGTGGGGGGGGACAGAGTTCTTTGGGTTACCTTTTTGGGAGTGGAGAATCCCCCAAACCCACCCCCAAAAATGTCAGTCCTAGCACTGGCACCGTCAATGAAGTCCCTCAGACACAGAATGAGGTTGTCAAGGAAACCCCACCACCAGCTGTTGTCCCTAAGGATATTCCTGCAGGCATTCCTGGGAACAACGCAAACAATTATTTCCGTGCTGATGGCCAGAACTGTGGCAACTTTCTTACG GATCGGCCTACAACAAAGGTTCATGCAGCACCCGGCGGAGGATCTTCCTTGGATTACCTGTTTGGCGGCAACCCTAAGTGA